The Rhodamnia argentea isolate NSW1041297 chromosome 10, ASM2092103v1, whole genome shotgun sequence sequence GACTGGTAGAGAAGTCACTTGCGGGAGAATGTAGGTGCTTGGTAAAGAAAACGGATGGAAATAGGCACGTAGGGAATAAGTTTACTGTGTACTCAGACGGCCAACTGAAAGGATGTGTGATAATGTTTCTGTATCATTACCTGCTTTGGGGAATAGGTTCCTGATGCCCTTATAAACCATTGAGCTTTATTTTTCCTCCCAAGTTGGTGCTTATATCGAGTGGAGATGATGGTCAATTGTGCATAGGGTGTAAGATTGATTCAGCACTCTATTGGCTTTTGCATGAGAAGGTTTCGTCCACCCCCCTTTTCCTCTCCTTTGCTCTCTTCTTCCGCGATTGGAAACTTCATCCCTTTTTCTTAGTGCGAGATTTTAACCTTGTTACTGTGGCTTGGTTGCTGTAACATCTTTGAGATAATGTCTTTGATATCTTTATGTTGAACATTACTAGACTGTTGAATCACTGGATTGTAAGTTACTGTTCATTTACCACCGTAAGTTAAATTTACATTGAGTAAATATAGAACGTTTTATTCTCATTTTCCGTGATCGCTCATATTCTGTAATTGCTTGTGTTGCTTCTTGCTGAAAATTGTACATCTACTTGGTTTACCAGTGCTAATTAATTCTTCATGTGCAGTTCTATGATCTTTTGAACATCTTCGAGTTGAATGGGCTTCCCTCAGAAGAGAATCCTTACCTATTCAATGGTGACTTTGTGGACCGAGGATCATTTTCTGTGGAGGTGATCCTTACCTTGTTTGCATTCAAGTGCATGTCTCCATCAGGTAAACCCTCTCTAATCATGCTTTCAATTTATAATAGTATCGTTTTCTCCGGAAGAGTAGCTATGTCATTTGTTTCTGTTCACAAAAGTGCCTTCTTATGGACTCACGCTTTCGTGTTTTCTTCATTTCCCATCACGCATTATTCTACGCATCTTAACCTCTATTGAAGCCTATTATAACCAGTGCAAACTGCAAGGCATATTTCTTGTGGTTTAAGATCTAAgactttttgaacttttttcagCTATATATCTTGCCCGAGGAAATCATGAGAGCAAGAGCATGAATAAAATTTATGGCTTTGAGGGAGAAGTTCGATCCAAGTTGAGCGAAACATTCGTCGAGCTCTTTGCAGAAGTGTTCTGTTGTCTTCCTTTGGCGCATGTGATAAATGAGAAGGTTTTCGTGGTTCATGGAGGCCTTTTTAGTGTTGATGGGGTGAAGCTTGCTGACATCAGGTCAATCGATCGGTTCTGTGAGCCTCCTGAGGAAGGTGAGTTGGCGCGTTCATTACCTTTAATAGCCCGTAACAATCCTTTGTGCTGGGGTTTTCTGTCACAGCCCCagatctctctctgtctcggTGCCTGTCCCTCCTCACTGTCCTCAAGCCATCATTATCCAGCATCTTTTCCTGCAAATGAAGAATAGGAGGTTTTTGAGATGGTCTGTGCCATTTAGATAACTTTTGCTTTATATGTTATTATCTGATTTTGTCAGGTTTGATGTGTGAATTGCTTTGGAGCGATCCCCAACCATTACCTGGGAGAGGTCCTAGCAAGCGGGGTGTGGGTCTTTCTTTTGGTGGAGATGTCACCAAAAAGTTTTTGCAAGAAAACAACTTAGGTATTATTTACCGTGCTTCAGCTTCTGTTTTCCTTGTGCGCGTGTGGCTCCTCCTTGCTAAGCTTGTCAAATTTCTCTATCATTTTAGTGACTTGACTCCCAATCTCCTCAACAGATTTGGTTGTGCGATCACATGAGGTGAAGGATGAAGGCTATGAAATTGAGCATGATGGAAAGCTTATTACAGTATTTTCTGCTCCAAATTATTGTGATCAGGTACTTGGATATTCTGAATTGTTTCGCTTTGTTCTGTTTGCAACAGTGGAGTATATGAGCAGCAGTCCTGTCTCTTTACTACTGCCGTGACTATCGTTGAGCTATGTGCTTTCTCTATTTGTTGATTTagccaaaaaggaagaaagagtcTGTCTTGGTTTTATCTAGTTATACATATTTTTAACCAATTGATTTGACTTTCTCTCAGATGGGTAACAAAGGTGCTTTTATTCAATTTGAGGCCCCTGAGATGAAGCCCAACATTGTCACATTTTCTGCAGTGGTCAGTTATTCATTTGACTTCCCCTTCTGtggattttttactttttcactaGCGCATGGTTGGCTCAGGAAAGACCAAGTGCCCCCCCATATTAATccgaaaagaaaatgagattgTTTTCACTAATTTGTTGGATTCTTTTGACAAAATTGCAGCCGCACCCTGATGTGAAGCCGATGGCATATGCAAACAACTTCCTCCGTATGTTCTCGTAGTCTGCAAATCTGACTGATAAATGCAAGATTGCTGCAAGTACGACTGTATGAATCTGGATAAGCAGAAGTGCTCCTTGTTCTGGGTATGAGGTGCGATTTCTTTCAGCTGACGTAATGAAGAGATAGGTGCCATATGGAAGCGATTGTAGCTTTGATGCGTTGACAAATTTTGCGccccttttttccatttttttgacTCCTGGAGTCCCCGAGGCGGGATTTTGTGAGAACACATAGTTGTACTGAGGGCGTCTCTTGTAAATTATATGGCTTCATTTTGGTCTTTACTGTCCGACTATTTGAACTATCATAAcgttct is a genomic window containing:
- the LOC115730203 gene encoding serine/threonine-protein phosphatase 5 isoform X3, which encodes MHRLDSLSRTKSILPNMETQNSSIARAEELKLQANEAFKAHKYAQAIDLYSQAIELNGENAVYWANRALAHSKLEEYGSAIQDASKAIEIDPRYSKGYYRRGAAYLAMGKFKEALKDFQQVKKLCPNDPDASKKLKECEKAVMKLKFEEAIAVPQSERRFVADSIDYHSIDVEPQYSGARIEGDVVTLDFVKKMIEDFKNQKCLHKRYAFQIVLQTREMLRALPSLVDIDVPHGKHFTVCGDVHGQFYDLLNIFELNGLPSEENPYLFNGDFVDRGSFSVEVILTLFAFKCMSPSAIYLARGNHESKSMNKIYGFEGEVRSKLSETFVELFAEVFCCLPLAHVINEKVFVVHGGLFSVDGVKLADIRSIDRFCEPPEEGLMCELLWSDPQPLPGRGPSKRGVGLSFGGDVTKKFLQENNLDLVVRSHEVKDEGYEIEHDGKLITVFSAPNYCDQMGNKGAFIQFEAPEMKPNIVTFSAVPHPDVKPMAYANNFLRMFS